One part of the Vicia villosa cultivar HV-30 ecotype Madison, WI linkage group LG6, Vvil1.0, whole genome shotgun sequence genome encodes these proteins:
- the LOC131612020 gene encoding non-specific lipid-transfer protein 1-like, producing MASSMFIKVTFLAMICLVLDIPLANAGQTCDEIKFTLLPCVPYIRNLEPTVPVICCNGLRTVTDQARTLPERKYACECIKSTLTIIPGLNLNAIQGLANKCSVKAAFPIGPNVDCSKISVEL from the exons ATGGCTAGCTCAATGTTTATCAAAGTTACTTTCTTGGCTATGATATGCTTGGTTTTAGATATTCCCTTAGCCAATGCCGGCCAAACATGTGATGAAATAAAATTCACTTTATTACCATGCGTTCCGTATATTAGGAACCTAGAACCAACTGTACCCGTAATATGTTGCAATGGCCTTAGGACTGTTACTGACCAAGCCAGAACTCTCCCTGAACGTAAATATGCTTGCGAATGCATTAAATCGACTTTAACCATCATACCTGGACTCAATCTTAATGCCATTCAGGGTCTCGCTAACAAGTGTAGTGTCAAAGCGGCTTTCCCAATTGGTCCCAACGTAGACTGTAGCAA GATAAGCGTTGAGCTCTGA